A single window of Granulicella mallensis MP5ACTX8 DNA harbors:
- a CDS encoding RidA family protein — MNFTDRLTQLGLELPAPIDPLGSYKTVSISGSQLYVSGLGPFENGKPIIGVVGGDISLERAQEAARLTMLMILSCVNQAHGLDKIDRCSRLTVYVRADSSFTQHPKVANGASDLLLALFGPDKLPARSALGVHTLPMGIPVEIDSIFELK, encoded by the coding sequence ATGAACTTCACCGATCGCCTCACACAACTCGGCCTGGAATTGCCAGCCCCTATCGACCCTCTCGGCTCTTATAAAACGGTTTCGATTTCAGGAAGCCAGCTCTACGTCTCTGGACTCGGACCGTTCGAAAACGGCAAGCCGATTATAGGTGTAGTTGGCGGAGACATCTCACTGGAGAGAGCGCAAGAGGCAGCGCGCCTGACCATGCTGATGATCCTGTCCTGCGTCAACCAGGCACATGGCCTGGACAAGATCGATCGGTGCAGCCGATTGACTGTTTACGTCCGCGCGGATTCATCCTTCACGCAGCACCCCAAGGTAGCGAATGGCGCCAGCGATCTCTTGCTCGCCCTGTTCGGACCGGACAAGCTCCCCGCGCGCAGCGCCCTCGGAGTCCACACCTTGCCGATGGGCATTCCGGTCGAGATCGACAGCATCTTTGAGCTGAAGTAA
- a CDS encoding threonine aldolase family protein, whose amino-acid sequence MSKENINIVQQFASDNYSGICPEALSAMQDANFGHASSYGDDAWTGRAANAFRQLFETDCEVFFVFNGTAANSLALASLCQSYHGVICADSAHVETDECGAPEFFSNGSKLLVAHSADGKLTPDSIHELATKRQDIHYPKPRVVTMTQPTETGRVYTTEEVQAISAACKAHGLSLHMDGARFANACAKLEQSPAELTWRSGVDVLCFGGTKNGMAVGEAVIFFDRKLAADFDYRCKQAGQLASKMRFLTAPWVGLLESGAWLTNAAHANRCAAYFAEQIATIPGVTIVSAVDANAVFVHASEGILEPLQKRGWKFYTFIGGAARFMFSWDADLARIDELVRDLQECALSAKDALV is encoded by the coding sequence ATGAGTAAAGAAAACATCAATATTGTTCAGCAGTTTGCGAGTGATAACTATTCGGGTATCTGTCCCGAGGCTTTGTCTGCCATGCAGGATGCGAACTTCGGGCATGCCTCTTCTTACGGTGATGATGCCTGGACCGGACGAGCTGCTAATGCCTTCCGTCAACTCTTTGAGACTGATTGTGAAGTCTTCTTTGTGTTCAACGGCACGGCGGCTAACTCGCTTGCGCTGGCCTCGCTCTGCCAGTCCTACCATGGGGTCATCTGTGCCGATTCGGCGCACGTGGAGACGGACGAATGCGGTGCTCCCGAATTCTTTTCCAATGGTTCAAAGCTGCTGGTGGCTCACTCCGCAGATGGCAAGCTGACGCCGGACTCCATTCATGAGCTGGCGACGAAGCGTCAGGATATCCACTATCCAAAGCCGCGGGTCGTTACGATGACACAGCCGACAGAGACGGGGCGGGTCTACACGACAGAAGAGGTGCAGGCGATCTCTGCAGCGTGTAAGGCGCATGGTCTCTCGCTGCATATGGATGGCGCCCGTTTTGCGAATGCCTGCGCCAAGCTCGAGCAGTCGCCGGCGGAGCTTACGTGGAGGAGTGGCGTCGATGTTCTGTGTTTCGGCGGAACGAAGAATGGGATGGCTGTTGGCGAGGCCGTGATCTTCTTCGATCGCAAGCTTGCTGCTGATTTTGATTACCGCTGCAAGCAGGCCGGGCAGCTTGCTTCCAAGATGCGCTTTTTGACTGCACCTTGGGTAGGCCTGCTCGAGAGCGGAGCCTGGTTGACTAATGCGGCGCATGCCAATCGGTGCGCTGCGTACTTTGCGGAACAGATCGCAACGATTCCAGGGGTTACCATCGTCTCTGCCGTTGATGCCAATGCCGTCTTCGTTCATGCCTCTGAGGGAATCCTGGAGCCATTGCAAAAGCGTGGCTGGAAGTTCTATACCTTCATTGGCGGCGCCGCGCGCTTCATGTTCTCCTGGGACGCGGATCTGGCCCGGATCGATGAGCTCGTGCGTGACCTGCAGGAGTGCGCTCTTTCGGCAAAAGACGCGCTCGTCTAG
- a CDS encoding cupin domain-containing protein: MIESHMTKAQTRRNFLRTAPLAAVTLPLAGTLFSASSALAETGQSTDEKSQATFQLFPAATIDEMVKGLQAAPAAKDIVSAKGLAVSMTVSAEEKKIAKEFEFHEHRDHVFQVLDGATVYEVGGSPQNARQTKPGEWLAPHSEGFTSIALKKGDMLVVPRMTPHRRVTEMGVSLLLINATTPA, translated from the coding sequence ATGATCGAATCGCATATGACAAAAGCTCAGACCCGCCGCAACTTCCTTCGGACTGCGCCCCTCGCCGCAGTCACGCTTCCACTGGCAGGCACGCTGTTCTCTGCGTCTTCTGCGCTTGCTGAGACGGGACAGTCTACCGATGAGAAATCGCAGGCGACCTTCCAGCTGTTTCCGGCAGCAACGATCGACGAGATGGTAAAGGGATTGCAAGCTGCGCCCGCCGCTAAAGACATCGTCAGCGCGAAAGGGCTGGCTGTGTCGATGACGGTGAGTGCGGAGGAGAAGAAGATCGCGAAGGAGTTCGAGTTCCATGAACATCGCGATCATGTCTTCCAGGTGCTGGATGGCGCGACTGTCTACGAGGTTGGCGGATCGCCCCAGAACGCGCGCCAGACCAAGCCCGGTGAGTGGCTCGCTCCGCACTCGGAAGGGTTTACTTCGATCGCCCTCAAGAAGGGGGACATGCTGGTTGTCCCACGGATGACGCCGCATAGACGTGTAACTGAAATGGGCGTGAGCCTGTTGTTGATCAACGCCACGACGCCTGCCTAG
- the sodC gene encoding superoxide dismutase[Cu-Zn] yields the protein MRFASAIFSTIILATAVSAQAPSADHTSELKNGSGSVLGKVTVTGTPRGVLLRIEAKGLTPGWHGMHFHEKGDCGDAMFKGAGAHVHAKTPVVHGLLNADANDAGDLPNLFVAADGTATVELYSTLVTLKGGDERPALLDADGSSLIIHANPDDYQSQPIGGAGGRVACAVIR from the coding sequence ATGCGTTTCGCATCCGCTATTTTTTCTACGATTATTCTGGCAACCGCCGTCTCCGCCCAGGCCCCTTCGGCCGACCACACCAGCGAACTCAAGAACGGAAGCGGAAGCGTTCTCGGCAAGGTAACGGTGACCGGCACTCCTCGTGGCGTGCTTTTGCGCATTGAGGCCAAGGGACTGACTCCGGGCTGGCATGGCATGCACTTTCATGAAAAGGGCGATTGCGGCGATGCGATGTTCAAAGGCGCGGGCGCTCACGTTCATGCCAAGACGCCGGTTGTCCATGGGCTTCTGAACGCCGATGCGAATGACGCTGGAGATCTTCCCAACCTTTTTGTGGCTGCGGATGGAACCGCGACGGTAGAGCTTTATTCGACACTGGTCACGCTTAAGGGTGGCGACGAACGTCCGGCTCTTCTCGATGCCGACGGCTCGTCGTTGATCATCCATGCCAATCCAGATGATTACCAGTCTCAGCCGATTGGCGGTGCCGGTGGGCGCGTGGCCTGCGCTGTAATTCGGTAA
- a CDS encoding TPM domain-containing protein — MRQRMRSGLLALLLVWVCSLGLRAEKVATLPAPKSYVNDYAGVLSDATKTQTEAICREVHDKTKAQIFVVTIHTLGDESKEQFANDLFHKWKIGEKKTDRGLLLLFSIDDHKWRIEVGYGFEGILNDAKVGDIGREMVPALKQKDYDGAIVLGVQRVAKVVADDANVTLDTLTPSDPSGDTTSTPSSEVLPPVSPPKPWWQRVNWFACLVLFFLCLYFWHWIRRMGRRLASTRPRSGLGNTSSGSNYTRSGAGFISSNSGSNFSDSSSGSSFSDSGSSSSDSGSSSDSFSGGDGGDSGGGGAGGDW; from the coding sequence ATGAGACAAAGGATGCGGTCAGGGCTGCTTGCTCTACTGCTGGTATGGGTATGCTCTTTAGGGCTGCGGGCTGAGAAGGTTGCGACTTTGCCCGCGCCCAAGAGCTACGTCAACGACTACGCCGGTGTGCTGAGCGATGCGACGAAGACGCAGACCGAAGCGATCTGCCGCGAGGTGCACGACAAGACCAAGGCGCAGATCTTTGTGGTGACCATCCACACGCTTGGGGACGAGTCGAAGGAGCAGTTCGCCAACGATCTGTTTCACAAGTGGAAGATCGGAGAGAAGAAGACAGACCGCGGCCTGTTGCTTCTGTTTTCGATTGACGACCACAAGTGGCGGATCGAGGTGGGGTACGGCTTCGAAGGGATTCTGAACGACGCCAAGGTGGGAGATATTGGCCGGGAGATGGTCCCGGCCCTGAAGCAGAAGGACTACGACGGGGCGATCGTGCTGGGCGTACAGCGGGTCGCGAAGGTGGTTGCCGACGATGCGAACGTTACATTGGACACGCTAACACCCTCGGATCCCTCCGGCGATACGACTTCAACTCCTTCTTCTGAGGTGCTTCCTCCCGTGAGCCCTCCGAAGCCATGGTGGCAGAGGGTCAACTGGTTCGCATGTCTTGTGCTCTTCTTCCTATGCCTCTATTTCTGGCACTGGATTAGACGTATGGGACGACGTCTAGCTTCCACCAGACCCCGATCAGGCCTCGGCAATACCAGCTCTGGATCGAATTACACCCGTTCTGGAGCAGGCTTCATCAGTAGCAATTCTGGATCAAACTTTAGCGATAGCAGTTCTGGATCGAGCTTCAGCGATAGTGGCTCAAGCAGCTCCGACAGTGGCAGCAGCAGTGATAGCTTCAGCGGGGGCGATGGGGGCGACTCCGGCGGCGGGGGAGCGGGCGGGGATTGGTAG
- a CDS encoding RcnB family protein: MNKIRKALALSIVAATLSGGAAFAQDHHDDRHDDHHDNHAYVQHKEWRKGARMNHDDWNRGERVDYHQYHLSAPRPGYEWRQVDGNYVMAAIATGVIASVIVASAAH, from the coding sequence ATGAACAAAATTCGCAAAGCTTTGGCCCTATCGATTGTTGCTGCTACCCTCAGCGGAGGAGCGGCTTTCGCTCAGGATCATCATGACGACCGTCACGACGACCACCACGATAACCACGCCTATGTCCAGCATAAGGAGTGGAGAAAAGGCGCGCGCATGAATCATGACGATTGGAATCGCGGCGAACGCGTTGATTATCACCAGTACCACCTGAGTGCACCGCGGCCGGGCTACGAATGGCGCCAGGTGGATGGTAACTATGTGATGGCTGCTATTGCGACTGGCGTGATCGCTTCAGTGATCGTTGCTTCCGCCGCACACTAA
- a CDS encoding helix-turn-helix domain-containing protein, translating into MDGIGVKLRSARNQWGLTLREVEERSGALAQQSNNSAYRISASWLDRIERENRGLSATKLIVLAHIYGLKTDQILALYPETNEPATPQLAPASSPNSTHLLLEGPLEEHARLLLPETLVTDPPPQDTMLLPPDKTVMPIHYRRGIIGQRDRTMDPMILPGSIVLIDTQKRAIGSRRDWTNEFNRPIYFLFTRTGYLCGFCDLDKLSEWLTLVPHMLSFETNKRLRYKHEVEVIGTVAGIFSRRLA; encoded by the coding sequence ATGGATGGAATAGGCGTTAAACTTCGTTCGGCCCGCAATCAATGGGGTCTTACCTTGAGAGAAGTCGAAGAACGCAGCGGCGCGCTCGCGCAGCAGTCGAACAACTCTGCGTACCGTATCTCAGCCAGTTGGCTCGATCGGATAGAGCGTGAAAATCGCGGATTATCCGCGACTAAGCTGATTGTTCTGGCGCACATCTACGGTCTGAAGACCGATCAGATCCTGGCGCTTTATCCGGAAACAAACGAGCCCGCCACCCCCCAGCTCGCTCCTGCCTCCAGTCCGAATTCGACTCATCTGTTGCTGGAAGGTCCTCTGGAGGAGCATGCCAGACTCTTGCTTCCTGAAACATTAGTGACCGATCCTCCGCCCCAGGACACCATGCTTCTTCCTCCCGACAAAACAGTGATGCCGATCCATTACCGGCGCGGGATCATCGGCCAACGGGACCGCACCATGGATCCGATGATTCTCCCGGGATCGATTGTCTTGATCGACACGCAGAAGCGTGCGATTGGCAGCAGGAGGGACTGGACCAACGAGTTCAACCGCCCCATTTATTTTTTATTCACACGAACGGGTTATCTCTGCGGCTTCTGCGATCTTGACAAGCTGTCTGAGTGGTTGACGCTGGTACCCCACATGCTGTCCTTCGAAACCAACAAACGATTGCGCTATAAGCACGAAGTTGAAGTCATTGGCACAGTCGCTGGAATCTTCTCCCGGCGTCTCGCCTGA
- a CDS encoding SDR family NAD(P)-dependent oxidoreductase, giving the protein MANVFGATSTTEDVLSGVKLDGKRILVTGVSAGIGVETARTLAAHGAHVVGAARDLKKAEAATTQVREDAAAHGGSFELIELDLSNLKSVRASADALLAKGEPFDVIIANAGVMATPFGHTADGFETQFGTNHLGHFVFINRIAPLLRAGGRLINLASSGHRFSNVDLDDPNFERTPYEPFVAYGRSKTANILFSVEFDRRHKERGVRAAAVHPGGIYTELGRHMEPGSLEAMLDHINQQLAAEGKGPFEFKTVPQGAATSVWAGIVAPAEEMGGQYCENCHVGKAVADDVMISPASEGVRGYALDPKNAAALWKKSEELVGESF; this is encoded by the coding sequence ATGGCGAATGTATTCGGTGCGACCTCAACAACGGAAGATGTGCTGTCAGGCGTAAAGCTCGACGGCAAACGCATACTGGTTACAGGTGTCTCCGCCGGAATCGGCGTGGAAACCGCGCGCACGCTCGCTGCCCATGGAGCGCATGTGGTCGGTGCGGCGCGGGACCTGAAGAAAGCAGAAGCCGCCACCACTCAGGTTCGAGAGGATGCCGCAGCCCACGGCGGAAGCTTCGAGCTCATTGAGCTCGATCTCTCCAACCTCAAGAGCGTTCGTGCAAGCGCCGACGCGCTGCTGGCAAAGGGTGAACCCTTCGACGTGATCATCGCCAATGCCGGAGTCATGGCGACGCCGTTCGGCCATACTGCAGACGGTTTTGAGACACAGTTCGGCACCAATCACCTGGGCCACTTTGTCTTCATCAATCGGATCGCGCCGCTGCTCCGTGCAGGTGGGCGCCTGATCAACCTCGCCTCTTCCGGTCATCGCTTCTCGAACGTCGACCTCGACGACCCGAACTTCGAGCGCACACCCTATGAACCCTTCGTCGCCTACGGTCGCTCAAAGACGGCAAACATCCTGTTCTCCGTCGAGTTTGACCGCCGGCATAAGGAGCGGGGCGTACGCGCGGCAGCCGTCCATCCCGGCGGCATCTATACGGAGCTGGGCCGCCACATGGAGCCAGGTAGCCTTGAGGCAATGCTCGATCACATAAATCAGCAGCTTGCAGCGGAAGGCAAGGGACCTTTCGAATTCAAGACAGTCCCCCAGGGCGCGGCAACCTCGGTCTGGGCAGGCATCGTCGCTCCGGCAGAAGAGATGGGCGGACAATACTGCGAGAACTGCCACGTTGGCAAGGCTGTAGCGGATGACGTAATGATCAGCCCCGCCAGCGAGGGAGTACGAGGGTATGCGCTCGATCCCAAGAATGCTGCGGCGCTCTGGAAGAAGAGCGAAGAACTGGTCGGAGAGTCGTTCTAA
- a CDS encoding TetR/AcrR family transcriptional regulator, translating into MATKRSESVPRRPRADAQRNRERILEVAKEAFTRSGADTSLDDIAKQAGVGAGTLYRHFPTRDALLEAVYRTEVEKLAAAEKEFARTMPPVEALRAWMLLFVDYIAAKQLIAPALNTVVGGPSKLYEATTGLVVGAITALVERAIETGEIRLDLEPMDLLRALVGVSYVASTPDWPQSAKRLVEILILGSRSTV; encoded by the coding sequence ATGGCTACGAAACGTTCAGAGTCCGTACCTCGAAGACCGCGCGCCGATGCGCAGCGCAATCGCGAACGCATTCTGGAGGTGGCCAAAGAAGCCTTTACCCGTTCGGGCGCGGACACCAGCCTGGACGATATCGCGAAGCAGGCAGGGGTTGGAGCGGGAACCCTCTACCGTCATTTTCCGACACGTGACGCTCTGCTGGAGGCGGTGTATCGGACCGAGGTAGAGAAGCTGGCGGCAGCAGAGAAAGAGTTTGCCAGGACCATGCCACCGGTCGAGGCCTTGCGCGCCTGGATGTTGCTGTTCGTCGACTACATCGCGGCGAAGCAGCTCATCGCGCCGGCTCTCAATACGGTTGTGGGTGGGCCGTCCAAGCTGTATGAGGCAACTACCGGGTTGGTCGTAGGAGCGATTACAGCGCTGGTCGAGCGCGCGATCGAGACCGGCGAGATACGCCTGGATCTAGAGCCAATGGATTTGCTTCGTGCTCTGGTCGGCGTCTCCTATGTGGCGTCCACTCCGGATTGGCCGCAGAGCGCGAAAAGGCTCGTGGAGATTCTGATTCTGGGGTCACGGTCGACTGTCTAA
- a CDS encoding helix-turn-helix domain-containing protein: MNSSTQMMQQSEQELGDLLRYWRRQRGKSQLDLSLDTGVSQRHISFVESGRSVPSRELLLSLAKTLDVPLREQNVLLLASGYAPVYLESTWDAPEMAVVTRVIDLMLRQHEPHPAIVMDRYWNVLKTNEASARFFGSFVNLSERPKPRNLLDLMFDPDGIRPFIENWDEVALGLLQRVYREAVGHVTDARTIELLGHLRKYPGVEELSVPRKSEAPVLPITFVRGSERISYFSMISTVGLPQDITAQELRIESMFPVE; the protein is encoded by the coding sequence ATGAACTCTTCAACGCAAATGATGCAGCAGTCGGAACAGGAGTTAGGCGACTTGCTGCGCTACTGGAGACGGCAGCGAGGCAAGAGCCAGCTCGATTTATCTCTGGACACTGGCGTTTCTCAACGGCATATCAGCTTTGTGGAAAGCGGCCGCAGTGTTCCCAGCAGGGAATTACTTCTTAGTCTGGCGAAGACCTTGGATGTTCCTCTTCGTGAACAGAATGTTCTGCTGCTTGCGTCAGGGTACGCGCCGGTCTATCTCGAAAGTACCTGGGATGCTCCGGAGATGGCCGTCGTTACAAGGGTGATCGATCTTATGTTGAGGCAGCATGAACCGCACCCAGCCATTGTGATGGATCGATACTGGAACGTGCTGAAGACGAATGAGGCTTCAGCACGTTTCTTTGGTTCCTTTGTAAACCTCTCCGAAAGGCCGAAGCCTAGAAATCTTCTCGATCTCATGTTCGACCCCGATGGCATAAGGCCGTTCATAGAGAACTGGGACGAGGTTGCATTGGGATTGTTGCAGCGCGTCTATCGGGAGGCTGTTGGACATGTCACCGATGCCAGAACGATCGAACTACTGGGCCACTTGAGGAAGTATCCGGGAGTCGAGGAGCTAAGCGTACCTCGGAAGAGTGAAGCTCCGGTTTTGCCGATCACCTTTGTTCGAGGTAGCGAGAGAATTTCATACTTCTCGATGATATCGACGGTGGGTTTACCGCAAGACATCACAGCGCAGGAGCTTCGGATCGAGAGCATGTTCCCAGTTGAATAG
- a CDS encoding Dyp-type peroxidase: protein MANAPDPIPQPVLGPLTRAAIFLVVTVKPDAESYAAIRSFCGDIAGLIRAVEFRDIDAGLTCIVGFGSNAWDRLFGRPRPAELHPFREFHAGDRHAIATPSDVLFHIRAGRMDICFELATQIMERIGDAVTVADEVQGFRYFEDRDLIGFVDGTENPRGTLALESALVGEEDAAFAGGSYVLVQKYLHDMKGWNTLSTEAQERIIGRKKLSDIELDDSAKPTSAHSALTVVVENGKEVKILRDNMPFGQPGRGEFGTYFIGYSRTPRITELMLENMFVGRPPGNYDRLLDFSKAVTGGLFFAPSATFLEGAGEEEPAAAAIATPPVVSEPSSTTTVGDTSLGIGSLRGERNE, encoded by the coding sequence ATGGCGAACGCACCAGATCCAATTCCGCAGCCAGTTCTTGGGCCGCTCACACGCGCGGCGATCTTCCTTGTCGTTACCGTGAAGCCAGATGCTGAGAGCTATGCCGCCATACGCTCTTTTTGCGGCGATATCGCCGGGCTGATTCGGGCCGTGGAGTTCCGCGACATCGATGCCGGGCTCACCTGCATTGTGGGGTTCGGATCGAATGCCTGGGATCGGCTCTTCGGCAGGCCTCGTCCCGCAGAGTTGCATCCCTTCCGTGAGTTTCATGCGGGCGATCGTCATGCCATCGCTACGCCGAGCGATGTGCTGTTTCACATTCGTGCCGGGCGAATGGATATCTGTTTCGAGTTGGCCACGCAGATCATGGAGCGCATCGGCGATGCGGTGACGGTTGCCGATGAGGTCCAGGGCTTTCGATACTTCGAGGACCGCGACCTGATCGGCTTTGTCGACGGCACGGAGAATCCAAGGGGTACTCTTGCTCTTGAATCCGCGCTGGTTGGCGAAGAGGATGCTGCGTTTGCAGGCGGCAGCTATGTCCTTGTCCAGAAGTACCTTCACGATATGAAGGGGTGGAATACGCTTTCGACCGAGGCGCAGGAGCGGATCATCGGCCGCAAGAAACTGTCGGACATCGAGCTGGATGATTCTGCAAAACCGACTTCGGCTCATAGCGCTTTGACCGTCGTCGTGGAAAACGGCAAAGAGGTCAAGATTCTGCGCGACAACATGCCCTTTGGGCAGCCTGGCCGTGGCGAGTTCGGTACGTACTTCATCGGCTACAGCCGGACGCCACGCATCACTGAGTTGATGCTCGAGAATATGTTCGTGGGCCGTCCGCCGGGAAACTATGACCGGCTGCTGGACTTTAGCAAGGCGGTTACAGGAGGCCTGTTCTTTGCGCCTTCGGCAACTTTTCTTGAAGGCGCCGGGGAAGAAGAGCCTGCTGCAGCGGCCATCGCGACGCCGCCGGTGGTCTCTGAGCCGTCTTCTACGACAACTGTGGGCGATACATCACTTGGGATAGGATCCCTTAGAGGAGAACGAAATGAATAA
- a CDS encoding family 1 encapsulin nanocompartment shell protein: MNNLHRELAPVSDAAWAQIEEETTRTLKRYLAGRRVVDVPTPNGIGLPAVGTGHLLSIAPPAEDIIARQREVKALVELRVPFELTREAIDDVERGSDDSDWQPAKDAAQKIAFAEDRAIFNGYSAANIQGIREGSSNPAMTLPSDVRDYPDAVAQALSQLRLVGVNGPYSVLLGAKAYTELAETRDHGYPILEHVKRIVDGNLIWAPAIEGAFVLTTRGGDFELNIGQDVSIGYLSHTDSVVRLYLQESFTFRVLTSEASVVLAPSA; this comes from the coding sequence ATGAATAACCTCCATCGGGAGTTGGCACCCGTCTCTGACGCAGCGTGGGCGCAGATTGAAGAAGAGACGACTCGAACACTCAAGCGCTATCTCGCCGGCCGGCGTGTTGTCGATGTACCGACTCCTAATGGGATTGGTTTGCCGGCGGTTGGCACGGGCCATCTGCTGTCGATCGCTCCACCGGCGGAAGACATCATTGCAAGGCAGCGCGAGGTAAAGGCCCTTGTAGAGTTGCGGGTTCCTTTCGAGCTGACGCGCGAAGCGATCGATGACGTTGAGCGTGGCTCTGATGACTCCGACTGGCAGCCGGCGAAGGATGCAGCCCAGAAGATTGCCTTCGCTGAGGATCGGGCCATCTTCAATGGCTATAGTGCGGCGAACATCCAGGGTATCCGCGAAGGCAGCAGCAATCCGGCGATGACTCTTCCCAGCGATGTGCGGGACTACCCGGATGCCGTGGCTCAGGCGTTGAGCCAGTTGCGTCTTGTCGGTGTGAATGGGCCGTACTCGGTACTGCTCGGAGCCAAGGCCTATACGGAGCTCGCGGAGACCCGTGACCACGGCTATCCCATTCTCGAACACGTGAAGCGCATCGTTGATGGCAATCTCATCTGGGCTCCGGCCATAGAGGGCGCGTTCGTGTTGACGACGCGTGGTGGCGACTTCGAACTCAATATCGGACAGGATGTGTCCATCGGTTATCTCAGCCACACGGATTCCGTCGTCCGTCTTTACCTGCAAGAGAGCTTCACGTTTCGAGTGCTGACGAGCGAAGCGTCGGTTGTGCTCGCACCGTCTGCTTAG
- a CDS encoding KdsC family phosphatase — protein MSDLSLASLASPDVLARARKIKLFLMDVDGTLTDGGVCLISTTSADGSGDPIVSEMKVFSAKDGQGLSLAHTMGIQTGFITGRSSPAVARRAAELKVPFVYLGQAKKTAAFEECLQRAGVSEEEVAYMGDDLPDIPLARRAGLGVCVADGAPELKAVCHFTTQQLAGRGAAREVIELILKAQGRWEEAVPLALA, from the coding sequence ATGTCTGATCTATCCCTTGCGTCTCTTGCTTCGCCAGATGTGTTGGCCCGCGCCCGTAAGATCAAACTCTTCCTGATGGACGTAGATGGCACGCTGACTGATGGCGGCGTCTGCCTGATTTCTACGACGTCCGCCGACGGCTCTGGCGATCCGATTGTCTCCGAGATGAAGGTATTTAGCGCGAAGGATGGACAAGGACTTTCCCTCGCCCACACGATGGGGATTCAGACGGGTTTCATCACTGGTAGATCTTCTCCGGCAGTAGCCCGACGCGCAGCCGAACTAAAGGTTCCCTTTGTGTACCTGGGGCAGGCGAAGAAGACCGCCGCCTTCGAGGAGTGCCTGCAAAGGGCAGGCGTTAGCGAAGAAGAAGTCGCCTATATGGGTGACGATCTGCCGGATATTCCTTTGGCGCGGCGAGCTGGTTTAGGGGTGTGCGTGGCGGATGGTGCTCCTGAGCTGAAGGCAGTGTGTCATTTCACCACCCAGCAGCTGGCAGGGCGTGGCGCCGCTCGTGAGGTCATAGAACTGATCCTGAAGGCGCAGGGGCGTTGGGAAGAGGCTGTACCTCTGGCGCTTGCTTAG
- the alkB gene encoding DNA oxidative demethylase AlkB, whose product MTPTLFDHLEQQEPLSKELGPGTALLRGLAQDHEALIMEALFAVAAESPFRHMVTPGGFRMSVAMTNCGALGWVTDSKGYRYASMDPETGGPWPAMPKVFMDLAQQAATLAGYPTFIPDACLINRYEPGARLTLHQDKNENDFAEPIVSVSLGLPAVFLFGGLERSDKTIRLPIVHGDVLVWGGPARLCYHGINPLKKGSHPATGGYRFNLTFRKAG is encoded by the coding sequence ATGACGCCGACTCTCTTCGATCACCTCGAACAACAGGAGCCCTTGAGCAAGGAGCTTGGCCCCGGAACAGCGCTCCTGCGTGGCCTCGCGCAGGACCACGAAGCCCTCATCATGGAAGCTTTGTTTGCCGTGGCGGCAGAGTCCCCTTTCCGGCATATGGTCACGCCAGGAGGCTTCCGAATGTCCGTGGCGATGACCAACTGCGGAGCTCTCGGCTGGGTCACAGACAGCAAGGGATATCGCTATGCCTCTATGGACCCGGAAACCGGCGGTCCATGGCCTGCCATGCCAAAGGTCTTCATGGACCTGGCGCAGCAGGCAGCCACGCTGGCCGGCTATCCGACCTTCATCCCGGACGCTTGCCTCATCAACCGCTACGAGCCTGGTGCACGGCTTACGCTGCATCAGGACAAGAATGAAAATGACTTCGCAGAACCCATCGTGTCCGTGTCACTCGGACTTCCCGCCGTCTTCCTGTTTGGAGGGCTGGAGAGATCCGACAAAACCATTCGGCTGCCGATAGTTCATGGCGACGTGCTGGTTTGGGGAGGGCCGGCGCGGCTGTGCTATCACGGCATCAACCCGCTCAAGAAGGGGTCTCATCCAGCAACCGGCGGATACCGATTCAATCTCACCTTCCGCAAGGCAGGCTGA